Proteins encoded together in one Corallococcus soli window:
- a CDS encoding response regulator transcription factor, which yields MSTPEEKPRRILVVEDDLSILTGVSMNLRFEGYEVLQAQDGRTGLAKALDEAPDLLVLDLMLPELNGYEVIRELRERGRDTPVVVLSARGQESDKILGLNLGADDYVVKPFGLQELLARIKAVLRRRFGATGTTAPPVTFGDVKVDLGLRTVARDGQPVELTAQEFKLLAHFLAHPGRTFTREELLSGAWGYHYEGSARTVDNFMRQLRLKFESDPEAPRHFLTVRGLGYRFER from the coding sequence ATGAGCACGCCTGAAGAGAAGCCGCGCCGCATCCTGGTGGTGGAGGACGACCTGTCCATCCTCACCGGCGTGTCCATGAACCTGCGCTTCGAGGGCTACGAGGTGCTCCAGGCCCAGGACGGACGCACGGGCCTGGCCAAGGCGCTGGACGAAGCGCCGGACCTGCTGGTGTTGGACCTGATGCTCCCGGAGCTCAACGGCTACGAGGTCATCCGCGAGCTGCGCGAGCGCGGCCGCGACACGCCCGTGGTGGTGCTGTCCGCCCGGGGCCAGGAGTCGGACAAGATCCTGGGCCTCAACCTGGGCGCGGACGACTACGTGGTGAAGCCCTTCGGCCTCCAGGAGCTGCTCGCGCGCATCAAGGCGGTGCTGCGGCGCCGGTTCGGGGCCACGGGCACCACCGCGCCGCCGGTGACGTTCGGGGACGTGAAGGTGGACCTGGGCCTGCGCACGGTGGCGCGCGACGGGCAGCCGGTGGAGCTGACGGCGCAGGAGTTCAAGCTGCTCGCGCACTTCCTGGCGCACCCGGGCCGCACCTTCACCCGCGAGGAGCTGCTGTCGGGCGCGTGGGGCTACCACTACGAGGGCAGCGCGCGCACGGTGGACAACTTCATGCGGCAGCTGCGGCTGAAGTTCGAAAGCGACCCGGAGGCGCCCCGGCACTTCCTCACCGTGCGGGGGCTGGGCTACCGCTTCGAGCGCTGA
- a CDS encoding c-type cytochrome, whose amino-acid sequence MRRQGWAAFCAVTLVLSGCSERKVVDTWSNASGSVALSRDDSLLYVVDADNGILAVVDTERREKVSEVRVGPRPERVTVGPDDTVYVTNRGGRSVSVIRRGDAVEAARIPVGVEPTGLTVSPDGRTLYVVNSATLTSSEHGSLTAIDTDSLTARWELPLGEEPRGIALLEDGRKAAVTLFRQGDVMTVDLTDADRPRVLREGTDLNARANRAASRPDRVSALETPLPPGSKQGPRTFRARAMADLLGAPDGRRLFAPVLWSREDPLAASPDDGMSGGGSMYGGGTPCGADVGGGVVAAGLITFDADGEAPEPVVDDLDECRPPPEEKPDYPTSLIASPSMLTPLQGPTAAVVDPSGSWLFLVNQETNNVAIVPAWRRSGGDMPNPSSSVRQVVAVGAGPNGIALTRDGRKAYVYNAFDHTLSTLVSGGEGPEGGVFEERQRLALAGDVLAPLAAAGRRLFFSAADERMTSPRVAVSCASCHFEGREDGHVWGFPDGPRQTPSLAGRMTTSTAPFHWSGEFSGLGEFMNATVKDRMGGTELDADTVAKLAAFIDTIPATDNPHRGEPLNEAQARGAALYKKAACDTCHGGAVLTNNSNADVGTFVRAGVLQDAAQVIKAGLNTPSLLGVGRTAPYLHDGSAPTLRARLLNGRETNQHGQTSQLSDADVDDLVAYLQTL is encoded by the coding sequence ATGCGACGGCAGGGTTGGGCCGCGTTCTGCGCGGTGACGCTGGTGCTTTCGGGGTGCAGTGAGCGCAAGGTGGTGGACACCTGGAGCAATGCCTCCGGGTCCGTGGCGCTCAGCCGCGATGATTCGCTGCTCTACGTGGTGGACGCCGACAACGGCATCCTCGCGGTGGTGGACACCGAGCGCCGGGAGAAGGTGTCCGAGGTGCGCGTGGGGCCGCGTCCGGAGCGCGTGACGGTGGGTCCGGACGACACCGTGTACGTGACGAACCGGGGCGGCCGCAGCGTGTCCGTCATCCGCAGGGGTGACGCGGTGGAGGCGGCGCGCATCCCGGTGGGCGTGGAGCCCACGGGGCTCACGGTGTCGCCGGACGGCAGGACGCTGTACGTGGTGAACAGCGCCACGCTCACGTCCAGCGAGCACGGCAGCCTCACCGCCATCGACACGGACTCCCTGACGGCGCGCTGGGAGCTGCCGCTGGGCGAGGAGCCGCGCGGCATCGCGCTGCTGGAGGACGGCCGGAAGGCGGCGGTGACGCTGTTCCGGCAGGGCGACGTGATGACGGTGGACCTGACGGACGCGGACCGGCCCCGCGTCCTGCGCGAGGGGACGGACCTGAACGCGCGGGCGAACCGGGCGGCCTCCAGGCCCGACCGCGTCTCCGCCCTGGAAACCCCGCTCCCGCCCGGCTCCAAGCAGGGGCCGCGCACCTTCCGCGCCCGGGCGATGGCGGACCTGCTGGGCGCTCCGGACGGACGGCGGCTCTTCGCGCCGGTGCTCTGGTCGCGCGAGGATCCGCTGGCCGCCTCGCCGGATGACGGCATGTCGGGGGGCGGATCCATGTACGGCGGAGGCACGCCCTGCGGCGCGGACGTGGGCGGAGGCGTGGTGGCCGCGGGCCTCATCACCTTCGACGCGGACGGGGAGGCGCCGGAGCCGGTGGTGGACGACCTGGACGAGTGCAGGCCGCCGCCCGAGGAGAAGCCGGACTACCCCACGTCGCTCATCGCGAGCCCGTCGATGTTGACGCCCCTGCAGGGGCCCACGGCGGCGGTGGTGGATCCGTCGGGCTCGTGGCTGTTCCTGGTGAACCAGGAGACGAACAACGTGGCCATCGTGCCCGCCTGGCGTCGTTCGGGCGGCGACATGCCGAACCCGTCCAGCTCCGTGCGGCAGGTGGTGGCGGTGGGCGCGGGACCCAACGGCATCGCCCTCACGCGCGACGGGCGCAAGGCGTACGTCTACAACGCGTTCGACCACACGCTCAGCACGCTGGTGAGCGGCGGAGAGGGGCCGGAGGGCGGCGTGTTCGAGGAGCGCCAGCGGCTGGCGCTCGCGGGCGATGTCCTGGCGCCCCTGGCGGCGGCGGGCCGGCGGCTGTTCTTCTCCGCGGCGGACGAGCGGATGACGAGCCCCAGGGTGGCCGTCTCCTGCGCGTCGTGCCATTTCGAAGGCCGCGAGGACGGGCACGTCTGGGGCTTCCCGGACGGGCCGCGCCAGACGCCCAGCCTCGCGGGACGCATGACGACGTCGACGGCGCCCTTCCACTGGAGCGGGGAGTTCTCCGGGCTGGGTGAGTTCATGAACGCCACGGTGAAGGACCGCATGGGCGGCACGGAGCTGGACGCCGACACGGTGGCGAAGCTGGCGGCGTTCATCGACACCATCCCGGCGACGGACAACCCGCACCGGGGCGAGCCGCTGAACGAGGCCCAGGCGCGCGGCGCCGCGCTCTACAAGAAGGCGGCGTGCGACACCTGCCACGGTGGGGCCGTGCTCACGAACAACAGCAACGCGGACGTGGGCACCTTCGTGCGCGCGGGCGTGTTGCAGGACGCGGCGCAGGTCATCAAGGCGGGGCTCAACACGCCGTCGCTGCTGGGCGTGGGCCGCACCGCGCCGTACCTGCACGACGGCAGCGCGCCCACGCTCCGGGCCCGCCTGCTGAACGGCCGTGAGACGAACCAGCACGGCCAGACGTCGCAACTGTCCGACGCGGACGTGGACGACCTCGTGGCGTATTTGCAGACGCTGTAG
- a CDS encoding class I SAM-dependent methyltransferase, which translates to MAGNDARGRTPLSLVGQEPDLVFYTRQATEHGSPVLVLGAANGRVPWALAGHGFATVGVDPSEVMIRSAEERRASEAPDVSGRTRLMSQDLRTLRLPEKFPLVLAPQHALGLMPGRDDVEAFLATVVHHLAPGGTFVYDVLNAPREPVLPRDEDEPGASVEPRRPLFALHLRERRPPGGTSPIRRLKLRHFLPEELEAALIASGLTPRERFGRFDGKPFDLEDLRHIGVAGL; encoded by the coding sequence ATGGCTGGGAACGACGCACGCGGCCGCACCCCGCTGTCCCTCGTGGGACAGGAGCCGGATCTCGTCTTCTACACGCGGCAGGCGACCGAACACGGCTCGCCCGTGCTGGTGCTGGGCGCCGCCAACGGCCGGGTGCCCTGGGCCCTGGCGGGCCACGGCTTCGCCACCGTGGGCGTGGATCCCTCGGAGGTGATGATCCGCTCCGCGGAGGAGCGCCGCGCCTCCGAAGCCCCGGACGTCTCCGGGCGCACGCGCCTCATGTCCCAGGACCTGCGCACGCTGCGGCTGCCGGAGAAGTTCCCGCTGGTGCTCGCCCCGCAGCACGCGCTGGGCCTGATGCCCGGCCGCGACGACGTGGAGGCCTTCCTCGCCACCGTCGTCCACCACCTGGCCCCCGGGGGCACCTTCGTCTACGACGTGCTCAACGCCCCGCGCGAGCCCGTGCTGCCGCGCGACGAGGACGAGCCCGGCGCCTCCGTGGAGCCCCGCCGCCCGCTGTTCGCCCTGCACCTGCGCGAGCGGCGCCCGCCCGGAGGGACGAGCCCCATCCGCCGGCTCAAGCTGCGCCACTTCCTCCCGGAGGAGCTGGAGGCCGCCCTCATCGCCAGCGGCCTCACCCCCCGCGAGCGCTTCGGCCGCTTCGACGGCAAGCCCTTCGACCTGGAGGACCTGCGCCACATCGGCGTCGCGGGGCTGTGA
- a CDS encoding sensor histidine kinase: MLRPAPVILSFRRTFALLILLVVLPSAGLSGFGVVAIINERAAVEKRLEAAWRGTLADLSAEVPRELNSGRLEPVEDGRLAFLLPDDQELSDPEGTFHVENGMVRTKDPQLAESLAALVPEAASLPTVPTVFSLATGNRAVMVAAERKGSTVQGVRLSAIALDRLLSDKAQGRATSEPVRFTLLPVPRDTTSEGGLVNRLMSEVAQARQNAMGPPVLAERVLSAPLQDFRLVVLPTGEDPVASTSTRNRAVYGVLLGLFYLTLTFGVIYTGRVLYREARLSRMKTDFVSLVSHELRTPLTSIRMFIETLALGRLKDPAQMQEVLDLLTRETERLSELIERVLDWARIESGRKVYQREPVPVAEVVEAAVAAFRAQRLGDDMELSVEVAGPLPSVDMDRVAVSGALLNLLQNAYKYSGPTNRRIALRARRDGRHVNLSVEDNGVGIARKDRRRIFERFYRVDNLLTRRTEGSGLGLAISKRIVEAHGGRITVESEPGQGSHFTIQLPVGRA, encoded by the coding sequence GTGTTACGCCCCGCGCCCGTCATCCTCAGCTTCCGGCGCACGTTCGCGCTGCTCATCCTGCTGGTCGTGCTGCCCTCGGCCGGCCTGTCGGGCTTCGGCGTCGTGGCCATCATCAACGAGCGCGCCGCGGTGGAGAAGCGCCTGGAGGCCGCCTGGCGCGGCACGCTCGCGGACCTGTCCGCGGAGGTGCCCCGCGAGCTGAACAGCGGACGGCTGGAGCCGGTGGAGGACGGGCGGCTGGCGTTCCTCCTGCCGGACGACCAGGAGCTGTCGGACCCGGAGGGCACCTTCCACGTGGAGAACGGGATGGTGCGCACCAAGGACCCGCAGCTCGCCGAGTCCCTGGCGGCGCTGGTCCCGGAGGCCGCGTCGCTGCCGACGGTGCCCACCGTGTTCTCGCTCGCGACGGGCAACCGGGCGGTGATGGTGGCCGCCGAGCGCAAGGGCTCCACGGTGCAGGGCGTGCGGCTGTCCGCCATCGCGCTGGACCGGCTCCTGTCGGACAAGGCCCAGGGGCGGGCCACGTCGGAGCCGGTGCGCTTCACGCTGCTGCCCGTGCCGCGCGACACCACCAGCGAGGGCGGGCTCGTCAACCGGCTGATGTCGGAGGTGGCGCAGGCGCGGCAGAACGCGATGGGGCCGCCGGTGCTCGCGGAGCGGGTGCTGTCCGCGCCGCTGCAGGACTTCCGGCTGGTGGTGCTGCCCACCGGCGAGGACCCCGTGGCGAGCACCTCCACGCGCAACCGCGCCGTGTACGGCGTGCTGCTGGGCCTCTTCTACCTGACGCTCACCTTCGGCGTCATCTACACCGGCCGCGTGCTCTACCGCGAAGCGCGCCTGTCGCGCATGAAGACGGACTTCGTGTCGCTGGTGAGCCATGAGCTGCGCACGCCGCTCACCTCCATCCGCATGTTCATCGAAACGCTGGCGCTGGGCCGGCTGAAGGACCCCGCGCAGATGCAGGAGGTGCTGGACCTGCTCACGCGCGAAACCGAGCGCCTGTCGGAATTGATTGAACGGGTGCTGGACTGGGCGCGCATCGAGAGCGGCCGCAAGGTGTACCAGCGCGAGCCCGTGCCGGTGGCGGAGGTGGTGGAGGCGGCGGTGGCGGCCTTCCGCGCGCAGCGGCTGGGGGACGACATGGAGCTGAGCGTGGAGGTGGCCGGGCCGCTGCCGTCGGTGGACATGGACCGCGTCGCGGTGTCCGGCGCGCTGCTCAACCTGTTGCAGAACGCGTACAAGTACAGTGGACCGACGAACCGGAGAATCGCGCTACGGGCGCGCAGGGACGGCAGACACGTGAACCTGTCGGTGGAGGACAACGGGGTGGGAATCGCCAGGAAGGACCGCAGGCGCATCTTCGAGCGCTTCTACCGCGTGGACAACCTGCTCACGCGCAGGACGGAGGGCAGCGGCCTGGGGCTCGCCATCAGCAAGCGCATCGTGGAGGCGCACGGCGGGCGCATCACCGTGGAGAGCGAGCCCGGCCAGGGCAGCCACTTCACCATCCAACTGCCGGTGGGCCGCGCATGA
- a CDS encoding gluconate 2-dehydrogenase subunit 3 family protein — MARARSLPRRLSRRTFIQRLTFFGGGVVLLGGAACKRSKDPEPAKPSEPSGTTATGQALRTFSAFEYAVVAAATERLLPRDEDPGAQDADVALYIDRILETQGLESMHRDFLQGLAALQRRADRMFQKGFAQATPAQQDELLAIFKDSPAGSGEAHFFELLMTLSLEGFLGDPSYGGNKGRVGWRLMGFDTVGTVAMAPPEGYDGPRCLRECGGHP; from the coding sequence ATGGCCCGCGCGCGTTCGCTCCCCCGACGGTTGTCCCGGCGCACCTTCATCCAGCGCCTCACCTTCTTCGGCGGTGGCGTGGTGCTGCTGGGCGGCGCCGCCTGCAAGCGCTCCAAGGACCCGGAGCCCGCGAAACCTTCCGAGCCCTCGGGAACCACCGCCACCGGGCAGGCCCTGCGCACCTTCTCCGCCTTCGAGTACGCCGTCGTCGCCGCGGCCACCGAACGCCTGCTGCCCCGCGACGAGGACCCCGGCGCCCAGGACGCGGACGTGGCCCTCTACATCGACCGCATCCTGGAGACGCAGGGCCTGGAGTCCATGCACCGCGACTTCCTCCAGGGCCTGGCCGCGCTGCAGCGCCGCGCCGACCGCATGTTCCAGAAGGGCTTCGCCCAGGCCACGCCCGCCCAGCAGGACGAACTGCTCGCCATCTTCAAGGACAGCCCCGCCGGCAGCGGCGAGGCGCACTTCTTCGAGCTGCTGATGACGCTCAGCCTGGAGGGCTTCCTGGGCGACCCGTCCTATGGCGGCAACAAGGGCCGCGTGGGCTGGCGGCTCATGGGCTTCGACACCGTGGGCACCGTCGCCATGGCGCCGCCAGAGGGCTACGACGGCCCCAGGTGCCTGCGCGAGTGCGGAGGTCACCCATGA
- a CDS encoding GMC family oxidoreductase, with protein MKAVDVCIIGSGAGGAPLALELGRAGFKVVVLEKGRHYQAKDFVHDEILNSRRNFFMPLPWEEPHLVRHGAKGRYERSNVAWTANCVGGGTVHMSGFFYRLKPVDFHLRSTLGAVPGTTVADWPISYEELAPFYDKAEAEMGVSGQAVPHPFAEPRSGPYPLPPLDVHPVASEIDKACSALGWHSTPTARGILSKPYKGRASCAYCALCGSYGCETGAKSGTNVSLIPAALATGNVELRPGSMARSIEVDRQGRARSVVYLDKDGVAQEQPAKVIIVSATAVESARLLLNSTSSRFPNGLANGSGLVGKNLLFSSFGASRAIFRVSKQKEARPWLMDPAPFVNRSIQDFYLMPDARHGFRKGGTLGFMWSHPNPIFAAVGLAGAGKSGVFGKELKDRMRAYRDSRILEFEVYAEFLPTPGTSVTVEPGVKDKYGIPVAAITLERHPADYAATRFLVERGEEVLLRLDPDAVERVGTQGETTILQHGTCRFGDDAAASVLDKHCRAHEVPNLYVVDGSFMPTGGSVPSTLTIAANSFRVAHHLVSTLKG; from the coding sequence ATGAAGGCGGTGGACGTCTGCATCATCGGCAGCGGCGCGGGCGGAGCGCCGCTCGCGCTGGAGCTGGGCCGCGCGGGCTTCAAGGTCGTGGTGCTGGAGAAGGGCCGGCACTACCAGGCGAAGGACTTCGTCCACGACGAGATCCTCAACAGCCGCCGCAACTTCTTCATGCCGCTGCCGTGGGAGGAGCCGCACCTGGTGCGCCACGGCGCCAAGGGCCGCTACGAGCGCAGCAACGTCGCGTGGACCGCCAACTGCGTGGGCGGCGGCACCGTGCACATGAGCGGCTTCTTCTACCGCCTCAAGCCGGTGGACTTCCACCTGCGCTCCACGCTGGGCGCCGTGCCCGGCACCACCGTGGCGGACTGGCCCATCTCTTACGAGGAGCTGGCGCCCTTCTACGACAAGGCCGAAGCGGAGATGGGCGTCTCCGGGCAGGCCGTCCCCCACCCCTTCGCGGAGCCCCGGAGCGGCCCCTACCCGCTGCCGCCGCTGGACGTGCACCCCGTCGCGTCCGAAATCGACAAGGCGTGCTCGGCGCTCGGCTGGCACTCCACGCCCACCGCGCGCGGCATCCTCAGCAAGCCGTACAAGGGCCGGGCCTCGTGCGCGTACTGCGCGCTGTGCGGCAGCTACGGCTGCGAGACGGGCGCCAAGAGCGGCACCAACGTCAGCCTCATCCCCGCCGCGCTCGCCACCGGCAACGTGGAGCTGCGCCCCGGCAGCATGGCGCGCTCCATCGAAGTGGACCGGCAGGGCCGCGCCAGGAGCGTGGTGTACCTGGACAAGGACGGCGTCGCGCAGGAACAGCCCGCGAAGGTCATCATCGTCTCCGCCACCGCGGTGGAGAGCGCGCGCCTGCTGCTCAACTCCACCTCCAGCCGCTTCCCCAACGGCCTGGCCAACGGCAGCGGGCTCGTGGGCAAGAACCTGCTGTTCAGCTCGTTTGGCGCCTCGCGAGCCATCTTCCGCGTGTCCAAACAGAAGGAAGCGCGGCCGTGGCTCATGGATCCGGCGCCCTTCGTCAACCGCAGCATCCAGGACTTCTACCTGATGCCGGACGCGCGCCACGGCTTCCGCAAGGGCGGCACGCTGGGCTTCATGTGGTCGCACCCCAACCCCATCTTCGCGGCGGTGGGGCTGGCGGGCGCCGGCAAGTCGGGCGTGTTCGGCAAGGAATTGAAGGACCGCATGCGCGCGTACCGCGACTCGCGCATCCTCGAGTTCGAGGTCTACGCGGAGTTCCTCCCCACGCCCGGCACCTCCGTCACGGTGGAGCCCGGCGTGAAGGACAAGTACGGCATCCCCGTGGCCGCCATCACGCTGGAGCGGCACCCGGCGGACTACGCCGCCACGCGCTTCCTGGTGGAGCGCGGGGAAGAGGTGCTGCTGCGCCTGGACCCCGACGCCGTGGAGCGCGTGGGCACGCAGGGCGAGACGACCATCCTCCAGCACGGCACCTGCCGCTTCGGCGACGACGCGGCCGCCTCCGTGCTGGACAAGCACTGCCGCGCGCACGAAGTGCCCAACCTCTACGTGGTGGACGGCAGCTTCATGCCCACGGGCGGCAGCGTGCCCTCCACGCTCACCATCGCGGCCAACAGCTTCCGCGTGGCCCACCACCTGGTGAGCACCCTCAAGGGCTGA
- a CDS encoding sigma 54-interacting transcriptional regulator, with the protein MSTVPPAPIPAHTVVVARAQAERLSAQRFHLVLLDTERAGTVYPLSTEDLRVGKSTENDVVIDHPTVSRNHLVVRRQGDRFLVQDLGSTNGTFLDGAQVREAYLRPGALLEVGDVRLRFSPQMAPVQVEPTVEDRLGDLVGRSVPMRQIFALLQRIAPTDSTVLLVGETGSGKGAGAKAIHKLSPRAAGPLVVFDCASVSDSLIESELFGHEKGAFTGAVSQRIGCLERAHGGTLFLDEIDDLALDLQPKLLRAIEDREFRRLGSSTPISFDARIVVASKKDLWSETQAGRFREDLYFRLSVFTVSLPPLRDRKEDIPLLVGAFAGEGLWPRLPEKIQEQFMGHTWPGNVRELRNALERARHMVDIPGLTGDNLLREFTRDVPSPAGDFLPVEFTGPFKVCKDELVRAFEREYLTRLLGRARGNIARAAREAELDRKHLYSLLHKYGLVQSESD; encoded by the coding sequence ATGTCCACCGTCCCTCCCGCCCCCATCCCCGCGCACACCGTCGTCGTCGCCCGGGCGCAGGCGGAGCGGCTGTCCGCACAGCGCTTCCACCTGGTGCTGCTCGACACCGAGCGAGCGGGAACCGTGTACCCGCTCTCCACCGAGGACCTGCGCGTCGGCAAGTCCACGGAAAACGACGTCGTCATCGACCACCCCACGGTGAGCCGCAACCACCTGGTGGTGCGTCGCCAGGGTGACCGCTTCCTCGTGCAGGACCTGGGCTCCACCAACGGCACCTTCCTGGATGGCGCCCAGGTGCGCGAAGCCTACCTGCGCCCCGGCGCCCTGCTGGAGGTGGGCGACGTGCGCCTGCGCTTCAGCCCGCAGATGGCGCCCGTGCAGGTGGAGCCCACCGTCGAGGACCGGCTGGGCGACCTCGTGGGCCGCAGCGTGCCCATGCGGCAGATCTTCGCGCTCCTCCAGCGCATCGCCCCCACGGACTCCACCGTGCTGCTGGTGGGCGAAACCGGCTCCGGCAAGGGCGCGGGCGCCAAGGCCATCCACAAGTTGAGCCCGCGCGCGGCCGGGCCCCTGGTCGTCTTCGACTGCGCCAGCGTGTCCGACTCCCTCATCGAGAGCGAGCTGTTCGGCCACGAGAAGGGCGCCTTCACCGGCGCCGTGTCCCAGCGCATCGGCTGTCTGGAGCGCGCCCACGGCGGCACGCTCTTCCTGGACGAGATCGACGACCTGGCGCTGGACCTGCAACCCAAGCTGCTGCGCGCCATCGAGGACCGGGAGTTCCGCCGCCTGGGCTCCTCCACGCCCATCTCCTTCGACGCGCGCATCGTCGTGGCCAGCAAGAAGGACCTCTGGTCGGAGACGCAGGCGGGGCGCTTCCGCGAGGACCTCTACTTCCGCCTGTCCGTCTTCACCGTCAGCCTGCCGCCCCTGCGCGACCGCAAGGAGGACATCCCGCTGCTCGTGGGCGCCTTCGCGGGCGAAGGCCTGTGGCCCCGGCTGCCGGAGAAGATTCAAGAGCAGTTCATGGGGCACACCTGGCCGGGCAACGTGCGCGAGCTGCGCAACGCCCTGGAGCGCGCCCGGCACATGGTGGACATCCCCGGCCTCACCGGGGACAACCTGCTGCGCGAGTTCACCCGCGACGTGCCCTCCCCCGCCGGGGACTTCCTGCCGGTGGAGTTCACCGGGCCCTTCAAGGTCTGCAAGGACGAACTGGTGCGCGCCTTCGAGCGCGAGTACCTCACGCGCCTGCTGGGCCGCGCCCGGGGCAACATCGCCCGCGCCGCCCGGGAGGCGGAGCTGGACCGCAAGCACCTGTATTCGCTGCTGCACAAGTACGGCCTCGTCCAGAGCGAGTCGGACTGA
- a CDS encoding DUF3332 domain-containing protein, whose translation MKMRSSRWLGVLCAGVLMTHATGCFGSFKLTQKIWQFNKGISGNKFVQWLVFLVLVVVPVYEIGTLVDALVVNSIEFWTGGNPVSSVEGEDSNTRIVKLGPTDTLKMTRDLDSGVMRLELQREGQAPLVRYFEPLEDGMVARDEAGALLIRAQGQEDGAVKVTNATGTTMTVHARDAVDTARQLFMDGGAPALARFATHQGQLSQGMAALNTCTP comes from the coding sequence ATGAAGATGCGTTCGTCTCGCTGGCTGGGCGTGCTGTGCGCCGGTGTCCTGATGACGCATGCGACGGGCTGCTTCGGCTCGTTCAAGCTCACGCAGAAGATCTGGCAGTTCAACAAGGGCATCTCCGGCAACAAGTTCGTCCAGTGGCTGGTGTTCCTCGTCCTCGTCGTCGTCCCCGTCTATGAAATCGGAACGCTGGTGGACGCGCTCGTCGTCAACAGCATCGAGTTCTGGACCGGCGGCAACCCGGTGAGCAGCGTGGAGGGCGAGGATTCGAACACGCGCATCGTGAAGCTCGGGCCCACCGACACGCTGAAGATGACGCGCGACCTGGACTCCGGCGTCATGCGTCTGGAATTGCAGCGCGAAGGCCAGGCCCCGCTGGTGCGCTACTTCGAACCGCTGGAGGACGGCATGGTCGCGCGCGACGAAGCGGGCGCCCTGCTCATCCGCGCGCAGGGCCAGGAGGACGGCGCCGTGAAGGTGACGAACGCCACCGGCACCACGATGACCGTGCACGCCCGGGACGCGGTGGACACCGCGCGGCAGCTCTTCATGGACGGCGGCGCCCCGGCGCTCGCGCGGTTCGCCACGCACCAGGGACAGCTCTCCCAGGGCATGGCGGCGCTCAACACCTGCACGCCCTGA